The Buchnera aphidicola (Takecallis arundicolens) genome has a window encoding:
- a CDS encoding acetylglutamate kinase: MKHVLVIKLGGMLLSSVFAMNNFFKTLYEYKKINQNILLVHGGEIWAKNLLSNTFSLNQENKVFHLDYNNNVNNDFKFGIFSGTINSNILKYAGLHGINAIGLHCTDGDTIIFKSSDIRDCIFYKNNSLTFINSLLKSNIMPIISPTAITKDNLLINVDSDLIAVLLAQAFQARLIMLTDVSGVLDGKGHVIRKINYLMYEQLICDGIISSGMLIKVNLAMQAAQYLKSPVNIAGCTDRIKLKKIFSGNAIGTIILNSDKERSHA; encoded by the coding sequence ATGAAACATGTATTAGTTATAAAATTAGGAGGTATGTTATTAAGTAGTGTTTTTGCTATGAATAATTTTTTTAAAACACTATATGAATATAAAAAAATAAATCAGAATATTTTGCTTGTACATGGAGGTGAAATATGGGCAAAAAATTTATTAAGTAATACATTTAGTTTGAATCAAGAGAATAAAGTATTTCATTTAGATTATAACAATAATGTAAATAATGATTTTAAATTTGGTATATTTTCAGGAACAATTAATTCAAATATTTTAAAATATGCCGGTCTTCATGGAATTAATGCCATTGGTTTACATTGTACTGATGGTGATACTATTATATTTAAATCATCAGATATACGAGATTGTATATTTTATAAAAATAATTCATTAACATTTATTAATTCTCTTTTGAAATCTAATATTATGCCAATTATTAGTCCAACCGCTATTACTAAAGATAATCTATTAATTAATGTAGATTCTGATTTAATAGCTGTATTATTAGCACAAGCATTTCAAGCACGTTTAATTATGTTAACAGATGTGAGTGGAGTATTAGATGGTAAAGGACATGTTATTAGAAAAATTAATTATTTAATGTATGAACAATTAATATGCGACGGTATAATTAGTTCAGGTATGTTAATTAAAGTGAATTTAGCTATGCAAGCTGCACAATATTTAAAGAGTCCAGTTAATATTGCAGGTTGTACTGATCGTATCAAATTAAAAAAAATATTTTCTGGTAATGCTATTGGTACTATTATTTTAAATTCAGATAAGGAAAGATCTCATGCATAA
- the secE gene encoding preprotein translocase subunit SecE translates to MKIIHFIKILKQEINNICWPTMDATIKTTFTILITSILLSLILCIMDKTLFLIISSIMTLRF, encoded by the coding sequence ATGAAAATAATTCATTTCATAAAAATATTAAAACAAGAAATAAATAATATATGTTGGCCAACAATGGATGCAACTATAAAAACAACATTTACTATATTGATTACCAGTATACTATTATCTTTAATTTTATGTATTATGGATAAAACTTTATTTCTCATAATATCATCCATTATGACACTACGGTTTTAA
- a CDS encoding methylenetetrahydrofolate reductase has translation MNKPYHHYETLYQTIFDIRSKVDVSFEFFPPKIFNQKNNTFLSTMEKLSIFNPKFISVTCSPNIEHVIDYTYQAIQHIPVNLNLNIAPHITYINNIDKITELAKKYWENGIRRVVALRGDVVSQEYCAEVYACDLVKLLKKIADFDISVAAYPEIHPEAHSAKLDLFYLKKKIDCGANRAITQFFFDAEKYLRFRDRCVSVGITVDIIPGILPILSVQQLKKFIRLTNVYVPSWIHNLFNNLDSNDVYLNKMIGLMVCTNIIQKLCAEGVKDFHFYTLNQFDITYALCSILKSKIKVN, from the coding sequence ATGAATAAACCTTATCATCATTATGAAACATTATATCAAACTATATTTGATATTCGATCAAAAGTAGATGTTTCTTTTGAGTTTTTTCCACCAAAAATATTTAATCAAAAAAATAATACTTTTTTATCTACAATGGAAAAATTAAGTATATTTAATCCAAAATTTATTTCAGTAACATGTTCTCCGAATATAGAACATGTTATTGATTATACTTACCAAGCTATTCAACATATTCCTGTTAATTTAAATTTAAATATTGCTCCTCATATTACTTATATTAATAACATTGATAAAATTACAGAATTAGCTAAAAAATATTGGGAGAATGGGATTCGAAGAGTGGTTGCTTTGCGTGGTGATGTTGTATCACAAGAATATTGTGCTGAAGTTTATGCATGTGATTTAGTAAAATTATTAAAAAAAATTGCTGATTTTGATATTTCAGTTGCTGCATATCCTGAGATACATCCTGAAGCACATAGTGCTAAATTAGATTTATTTTATTTAAAAAAAAAAATTGATTGTGGTGCTAATAGAGCAATTACTCAATTTTTTTTTGATGCTGAAAAATATTTAAGGTTTCGAGATCGTTGTGTTTCGGTAGGTATTACTGTTGATATTATTCCCGGAATTTTACCAATTTTAAGTGTCCAACAACTTAAGAAATTTATTCGTTTAACAAATGTTTATGTTCCTTCTTGGATACATAATTTGTTTAATAATCTTGATAGTAATGATGTTTATTTAAATAAAATGATTGGTTTGATGGTATGTACGAATATTATTCAAAAATTATGTGCTGAAGGAGTAAAGGATTTTCATTTTTATACACTTAATCAATTTGATATCACATATGCTTTATGTTCAATACTCAAAAGTAAGATAAAAGTAAATTAA